From a region of the Paenibacillus sp. FSL R10-2734 genome:
- a CDS encoding phosphotransferase, which translates to MNLEQNMIIIAQGLAEILQRGKICHLENGFMTEAERGWSGAEVHRLEVTYENGEKENVIFKEAALKERMAMKTLTDQGHRNTPAAFSLDIETDAPRWMVIEDLGSVKSPPSGVNWSPRIAEALARIHARNMGRGSEMLWLPHADRHYWEKYLVTQVSVDHFEDLMEQNPEFCREFGAYLPSLREKANAFARDMAALYDEKESLTLTHGDLQSIDGSHIHYHNENPFIIDFGWCYYAPFYIDLASFFNLEDANHYYNELIANGISLHYDDFYERLRAAFRYSGLIYLCPSIRQWSLGPTELTGKRLLQMLKIVLTGEFPERRIDYSSELFAQLLKEHRNGTLHKL; encoded by the coding sequence ATGAATTTGGAACAAAATATGATCATAATTGCTCAAGGCTTAGCCGAGATACTTCAACGCGGAAAGATATGTCATTTAGAGAATGGGTTTATGACAGAAGCGGAACGTGGCTGGTCAGGTGCGGAGGTACATCGTTTAGAGGTTACCTACGAAAATGGTGAAAAGGAAAATGTGATATTTAAAGAGGCGGCTCTAAAAGAACGCATGGCAATGAAAACGTTAACTGATCAAGGCCATCGGAACACGCCTGCCGCTTTTTCATTGGATATAGAAACAGATGCGCCAAGATGGATGGTGATAGAAGATTTAGGGAGTGTTAAATCTCCTCCATCTGGTGTTAACTGGTCGCCGAGGATAGCAGAGGCATTAGCGAGAATTCATGCCCGCAATATGGGTAGAGGTTCGGAGATGTTATGGCTCCCCCATGCGGACCGTCATTATTGGGAAAAATATTTAGTTACACAAGTATCCGTGGATCATTTTGAAGACCTTATGGAGCAGAATCCTGAGTTTTGCAGGGAATTTGGGGCATATCTGCCGTCATTGCGTGAGAAAGCTAACGCTTTTGCGCGCGATATGGCGGCTTTATACGATGAGAAGGAAAGTCTGACGCTCACGCACGGAGATTTGCAGTCGATTGATGGTTCCCACATCCATTATCATAATGAAAACCCATTTATTATTGATTTCGGATGGTGCTATTACGCGCCTTTTTATATTGACCTCGCTAGTTTTTTTAACCTTGAGGATGCCAATCATTATTACAACGAATTAATAGCAAACGGTATATCTCTTCACTATGATGATTTTTATGAAAGATTGAGGGCAGCGTTTCGATACTCAGGGTTGATATATCTATGTCCGAGTATTAGACAATGGTCTCTTGGGCCAACTGAATTAACGGGTAAACGTCTGCTTCAAATGCTGAAGATTGTACTAACAGGCGAATTTCCTGAGCGTAGGATTGATTACTCTAGTGAACTTTTCGCACAGCTGCTTAAGGAGCATAGGAACGGTACACTACATAAGCTTTAG
- a CDS encoding DJ-1/PfpI family protein: MKIAFILFDGITFLDFAGFYDVIYRLGQFEIGKDLSWDICAASEEVTDELGFTVKAGKVLPELSAYDMVFVPGGMGTRKLRYDEAFVAWIAGAHNVPYKVSVCTGSLLLGAAGLLEGKKATTHPSAYELLKPYCEEVVETRIVHDGNVISGGGVSTSIDLGLYLISYLAGEAAMNSVKKQIDYPYEMQGIVRI; this comes from the coding sequence TTGAAAATCGCCTTTATACTTTTTGACGGGATTACGTTCTTGGATTTTGCCGGGTTTTATGATGTTATTTATCGATTGGGACAATTTGAAATAGGCAAAGATTTGTCTTGGGATATATGTGCAGCTTCAGAGGAAGTGACGGATGAGTTAGGATTCACAGTTAAAGCTGGAAAAGTGCTGCCAGAGCTTTCGGCGTACGATATGGTATTTGTGCCTGGAGGGATGGGGACACGTAAACTCCGTTATGATGAGGCTTTTGTCGCGTGGATTGCAGGAGCTCACAATGTTCCTTATAAGGTGTCAGTCTGCACAGGCTCACTGCTGCTTGGGGCTGCGGGGTTGTTAGAAGGGAAAAAAGCCACTACTCATCCATCTGCTTATGAATTACTAAAACCCTATTGTGAAGAAGTGGTGGAGACTCGTATTGTGCATGATGGCAATGTGATTTCTGGCGGTGGAGTTTCCACTTCCATTGATCTGGGGTTATATCTGATTTCATATTTGGCTGGTGAAGCAGCAATGAATTCGGTTAAGAAGCAGATTGATTATCCATACGAGATGCAGGGGATCGTTCGAATCTGA
- the map gene encoding type I methionyl aminopeptidase: MTSDTVQDLEGLKAIGKVVGHTIAEMKKKVTPGMTTAELDSIGAEILAQFGASSAPMKAYNFPGSTCISVNEEVAHGIPGPRVINAGDLINIDVSAELNGYYGDAGVSFQLPPYNDDILRLCRSTEETMMSVINHLRAGMKVNEIGRMMELEARKHGYRVVRNLCSHGIGKSLHEKPFEILPFYNPRVTTVLKEGQVITVEPFLSTGADYVEQQSDGWTLSVVDEGRVAQFEHTIIVTKGEPIILTKP, from the coding sequence ATGACGAGTGATACTGTACAAGATTTAGAAGGGCTAAAAGCGATAGGAAAAGTGGTAGGACACACCATTGCCGAGATGAAAAAGAAAGTAACGCCTGGCATGACAACAGCGGAGCTTGATAGTATAGGTGCTGAAATTCTAGCGCAATTCGGAGCATCATCAGCCCCGATGAAAGCGTATAATTTCCCAGGCAGCACCTGCATCAGTGTGAATGAAGAGGTTGCTCATGGCATTCCTGGTCCTAGAGTGATTAATGCCGGAGATTTGATCAATATTGATGTATCTGCTGAGCTGAATGGTTATTATGGGGACGCCGGGGTTTCTTTTCAATTGCCGCCCTATAATGACGATATTCTGCGTCTGTGCCGGAGTACAGAAGAAACTATGATGAGTGTGATCAATCATCTGAGAGCAGGGATGAAGGTCAATGAGATTGGTAGAATGATGGAGCTCGAAGCTCGGAAGCACGGATATAGAGTAGTGCGTAATCTGTGCAGTCACGGGATCGGAAAATCATTGCATGAGAAGCCTTTTGAAATTTTACCTTTCTATAATCCTAGAGTGACTACAGTGTTAAAAGAGGGACAGGTGATTACGGTTGAACCCTTCCTCTCTACTGGAGCAGACTACGTGGAGCAGCAATCGGATGGGTGGACGCTGAGTGTTGTAGACGAAGGCCGGGTAGCGCAGTTTGAACATACGATTATTGTGACTAAAGGTGAGCCTATTATCCTAACCAAGCCATAA
- a CDS encoding SGNH/GDSL hydrolase family protein — MMLFQQNDVILFQGDSITDWGRDYADASSLGVGYALMIAARLGHLYPEKNLTFYNRGISGNRAVDLQGRWDKDCLDLKPTWVSIYIGINDTWRRFDSGQETTPEQFEAAYRNLIERSQKSLNAKLVLIEPFVLPVPEDRRAWRQDLDPKIHIVRELAREYGALLVPLDGLFAAASVKAEPAYWAPDGVHPSPAGHALIADAWLRTVGATI; from the coding sequence ATGATGTTATTCCAACAAAACGATGTCATTTTGTTTCAAGGCGACAGCATAACGGATTGGGGTCGCGATTATGCAGACGCTTCATCGCTTGGTGTAGGTTATGCATTGATGATCGCCGCTCGTCTGGGACATTTATACCCCGAGAAGAATCTTACGTTCTATAACCGCGGAATCAGCGGCAACCGTGCAGTAGATTTGCAGGGACGCTGGGATAAGGATTGTCTGGATCTGAAGCCGACTTGGGTGTCTATTTATATTGGTATTAACGACACATGGCGCCGCTTTGATTCTGGTCAGGAGACAACGCCTGAACAATTTGAAGCTGCGTATCGTAACCTGATCGAACGGTCTCAGAAATCACTGAACGCCAAATTAGTCCTTATTGAGCCGTTCGTGTTGCCTGTACCCGAAGATCGTAGAGCTTGGCGCCAAGATCTGGATCCTAAAATTCACATCGTACGTGAACTGGCACGTGAATATGGTGCTCTGCTTGTTCCACTGGATGGTCTGTTTGCTGCGGCATCAGTGAAAGCGGAACCAGCTTACTGGGCTCCGGATGGAGTACACCCTTCACCTGCGGGCCATGCACTTATTGCAGATGCTTGGCTGAGAACGGTAGGCGCAACGATTTAA
- a CDS encoding NAD(P)/FAD-dependent oxidoreductase codes for MSKHIVILGAGYGGLLSALTVRKYLKKDEAKITVVNQFPTHQIITELHRLAAGSVAEGAVAMPLTKLFAGKDIDLKIAKVNSFSVENKQITLSDGVTLSYDALVVGLGSTTAYFGIPGLEQYSMVLKSAADANRIHRHIDERIREYAKSKNAADASILIGGGGLTGVELVGEIADVLPTLTKKYGVDPKEIKLMLVEAGPKILPVLPDALIERAVASLEKRGVQFLTGLPVTNVEDNVIDLKDGQKIIANTFVWTGGVQGNPLIGESGLEVNRGRATVNEFLQSTSHKDVFVAGDSAVVFAEDGRPYPPTAQIAWQMGELIGYNLYAFLKDKSFESFSPINSGTLASLGRKDGVAIVGASSTPLKGLPATLMKEASNIRYLSHIKGLFSLAY; via the coding sequence ATGTCTAAACATATTGTCATTCTAGGAGCGGGTTATGGTGGTCTACTAAGCGCCTTAACTGTACGCAAGTATCTGAAGAAAGACGAAGCTAAAATTACAGTCGTTAATCAATTTCCTACACATCAAATTATTACAGAATTGCATCGTCTTGCAGCGGGTAGTGTTGCAGAAGGTGCTGTTGCTATGCCACTAACTAAGCTTTTTGCAGGTAAAGATATCGATCTGAAAATCGCGAAAGTCAATTCTTTTTCTGTTGAGAACAAACAAATTACACTATCTGATGGTGTGACACTATCCTACGATGCTCTGGTTGTGGGTCTAGGAAGCACTACGGCTTATTTTGGCATTCCAGGTCTTGAGCAATACAGCATGGTATTGAAATCGGCAGCGGATGCTAACCGAATTCATCGGCATATTGATGAGCGTATCCGTGAATATGCGAAGTCGAAAAATGCTGCGGATGCAAGCATCCTAATCGGCGGCGGTGGCTTAACAGGTGTTGAGCTTGTTGGTGAGATTGCTGATGTGTTGCCAACGCTCACTAAGAAATATGGCGTGGATCCAAAAGAAATTAAACTAATGCTGGTAGAAGCAGGTCCAAAGATTCTTCCAGTATTGCCAGATGCACTGATCGAACGCGCAGTGGCAAGTCTAGAAAAACGTGGTGTTCAATTCTTGACAGGTCTACCTGTTACGAATGTAGAGGATAATGTAATTGACTTGAAAGATGGTCAAAAAATTATTGCTAACACGTTCGTGTGGACTGGTGGCGTACAAGGAAATCCACTTATTGGTGAATCTGGTCTTGAAGTGAATCGTGGTCGTGCAACGGTGAATGAATTCTTGCAATCCACATCACACAAAGACGTATTCGTTGCTGGCGACAGCGCAGTTGTTTTTGCCGAAGATGGTCGTCCATATCCACCAACTGCACAAATCGCTTGGCAAATGGGCGAATTGATCGGGTACAATCTTTACGCGTTCTTGAAGGATAAATCATTTGAATCCTTTAGTCCGATCAACTCAGGTACGCTTGCGAGCTTAGGTCGTAAAGATGGCGTAGCTATCGTTGGTGCTAGCTCTACTCCGTTAAAAGGTTTGCCTGCAACCCTGATGAAGGAAGCAAGTAATATTCGTTACTTGTCCCACATTAAAGGATTGTTTAGCTTAGCTTATTAA
- a CDS encoding DUF1641 domain-containing protein: MSETITQTQPEQESPNLAVTKEQMNVLEQLLKPEVQESLTVLVEQLPKLTELVGVLTKSYDFVQTVAADDVLKSDTVSAIKELAEPVVHSAKNMAATVIEAQDRANESNDVIGVFGLMKMMKDPQAQKLFRFVNAYLQVAGERSQQK, from the coding sequence ATGTCAGAAACAATCACTCAAACACAACCTGAACAAGAATCACCAAATTTAGCTGTCACAAAAGAACAAATGAATGTTCTGGAGCAGCTATTGAAACCGGAAGTTCAGGAATCCTTAACTGTCTTAGTGGAACAGTTGCCAAAATTAACAGAGCTTGTCGGCGTGCTCACAAAGTCATATGACTTTGTTCAAACTGTCGCTGCGGATGACGTCTTGAAAAGTGATACGGTAAGTGCAATTAAAGAACTTGCTGAACCTGTGGTGCATTCGGCGAAGAATATGGCAGCTACAGTGATCGAAGCACAAGATCGTGCGAATGAAAGCAATGATGTGATCGGTGTCTTTGGTCTTATGAAGATGATGAAAGATCCACAAGCACAGAAGCTTTTCCGTTTCGTAAATGCTTATCTTCAAGTAGCTGGCGAACGCAGTCAACAGAAATAA
- a CDS encoding DUF2785 domain-containing protein gives MLNDTREQLIIDLQRIEENNYELRSGEQLRDYVKLMLEYIGDPQPVLRDDLIYSTFYKWINEKQWFSDAELRELLLILLDEQHLFYHIGSKEDQTVYTRTFSVLVVALILQRHREQAFLDNAVFTNVKESLIRYYEEEKDLRGFMDEEGWAHAAAHGADALDELVLCSESDAAVREEVLAVLQRMLYNDQYIFSDDEDERIATIVATIIDHNLLPQQSILDWIVSLEQCGGWPRSRGQYVARVNTKNFVRSLYFRLLPMKENLDTVTALLKVETNLNRFTP, from the coding sequence ATGTTGAACGATACTAGAGAGCAATTGATAATAGACCTGCAAAGAATCGAAGAGAACAATTACGAGCTTAGAAGTGGGGAGCAGCTAAGAGATTATGTGAAGCTGATGCTTGAGTATATAGGAGATCCACAGCCGGTGTTACGAGATGACTTGATCTATTCTACCTTTTACAAATGGATTAACGAGAAACAATGGTTTAGTGATGCGGAGCTTCGTGAACTTCTCTTGATTCTCCTTGACGAGCAGCATTTGTTCTATCACATTGGCAGTAAAGAAGATCAGACTGTGTACACAAGAACGTTCTCTGTGCTTGTCGTTGCGCTTATTCTTCAGCGACATAGGGAACAGGCGTTTTTAGATAACGCAGTGTTTACTAATGTGAAGGAATCTCTGATTCGATATTATGAGGAAGAAAAGGATCTACGAGGATTTATGGATGAAGAAGGCTGGGCACACGCAGCAGCCCATGGCGCAGATGCCTTGGATGAACTGGTTCTGTGCTCGGAGAGTGATGCGGCTGTGAGGGAAGAGGTTCTGGCAGTCCTCCAAAGAATGCTTTACAACGATCAATACATATTTAGTGACGATGAAGATGAACGTATCGCTACTATTGTTGCAACAATCATAGATCATAATTTACTTCCACAGCAGTCTATTCTCGATTGGATCGTCAGTCTGGAGCAATGTGGGGGATGGCCAAGAAGCCGCGGTCAGTATGTTGCTCGTGTGAATACAAAGAATTTCGTTCGTTCTTTGTATTTTAGATTGCTTCCAATGAAGGAGAATCTGGATACGGTGACAGCTTTGTTGAAAGTGGAGACCAATTTGAATCGATTTACACCATAA
- a CDS encoding nitroreductase family protein produces MSAFTELIESRRSAMNFVEGVKIPQNELEEMFSYARLAPSAYNLQHANYKVVADENLKEEIRKAAYGQYKIHSASAVIVVLGDKNAYLKAPEIFGGLKALGAMSQEAYDAEIETINNAYIGNDAFQRDEAIRNASLSAMHFMLIAKDKGWDTCPMIGFDPEAIQSTLNLPDNMVPVMLITIGKDKKHKIRPRGYRKPVNEFVEFI; encoded by the coding sequence ATGAGCGCTTTTACAGAATTAATTGAATCCCGCAGGTCTGCTATGAATTTTGTTGAGGGGGTAAAGATCCCTCAGAATGAATTAGAGGAAATGTTCTCTTATGCCAGATTGGCGCCATCGGCTTATAATCTTCAACATGCTAACTATAAAGTTGTAGCTGATGAGAATTTAAAAGAAGAGATTCGCAAGGCGGCTTACGGTCAATATAAAATACACTCCGCTTCTGCGGTAATTGTGGTACTCGGAGATAAGAATGCTTATCTGAAAGCTCCAGAAATCTTCGGTGGACTTAAAGCTTTAGGAGCGATGAGTCAAGAGGCTTATGATGCTGAGATAGAAACGATTAACAATGCTTACATAGGAAATGATGCTTTTCAAAGAGATGAAGCAATACGTAATGCTTCCCTGTCTGCCATGCACTTCATGCTGATTGCCAAAGATAAAGGCTGGGATACGTGCCCAATGATCGGCTTCGATCCTGAAGCGATTCAATCCACCTTAAATCTACCCGATAATATGGTGCCTGTGATGCTGATTACTATCGGCAAAGACAAGAAACATAAAATCAGACCACGTGGCTATCGCAAGCCGGTCAATGAATTCGTTGAATTTATTTGA
- the dnaN gene encoding DNA polymerase III subunit beta → MKILLIHVSKDSLSTALQAALKGISANSSSRVLSGILIQAQTQGLILTASNIRMTIEYKLPVKMDSMIVHKIGEIVVPARYFYEIIRKLDPGLIRLEIGESLILNIQSGNTQFRLCGLDVVEFPRIQYIAHPNTQRIIMKNTLLKQIFKRVVFAVSSSETRPVLTGVSLQIDNQSIRVVANDGIRLAQHVVESVEDYGAIPFNVVIPGRTLEDLLKILNDDEDSSTELEIGPKQSRFVSNGLRVQSALLEGTYPSVDNLIPQAYLSEVIVKTDRLLHVVERISILAGESVTLNVFPSHTLRLISKTAEIGDVKEEIPLEHLEGEHFRVSFNGKYFRDILRVIDSETLRIRFAGKERPLVIQPVDASSSTLFLITPMRTQD, encoded by the coding sequence GTGAAGATTTTGCTAATCCATGTATCAAAAGATTCCCTTAGTACCGCATTACAGGCAGCTTTAAAAGGCATATCCGCGAATAGTTCCTCACGTGTTCTATCAGGAATACTTATTCAGGCGCAAACTCAGGGTCTGATATTAACAGCCAGCAATATAAGAATGACCATTGAATATAAGCTCCCTGTGAAGATGGACTCGATGATTGTACACAAAATAGGTGAGATTGTAGTTCCCGCGCGTTATTTTTATGAAATCATTCGCAAGCTTGACCCTGGACTCATTAGGCTGGAAATCGGAGAGTCATTGATCCTAAATATTCAATCAGGGAACACTCAATTTCGTTTGTGTGGACTGGATGTAGTAGAGTTTCCCAGAATCCAATACATAGCCCACCCGAACACTCAAAGGATAATCATGAAGAACACTCTCTTGAAGCAAATTTTTAAACGAGTGGTTTTTGCGGTCTCTTCATCGGAAACCAGACCTGTGCTTACAGGAGTTTCGCTTCAAATAGATAATCAAAGTATTCGTGTAGTCGCCAATGATGGTATCCGGCTCGCCCAGCATGTTGTTGAAAGCGTAGAAGATTACGGTGCAATTCCTTTCAATGTCGTAATACCAGGACGTACCCTTGAGGATCTTTTGAAAATATTAAACGATGATGAAGACAGCAGCACCGAATTAGAAATAGGTCCTAAGCAAAGCAGATTTGTTTCTAATGGATTGAGGGTTCAGTCTGCCCTGCTAGAAGGGACGTATCCCTCTGTCGATAATTTAATCCCGCAGGCCTACCTTTCTGAAGTGATCGTGAAGACAGACCGTTTGTTACATGTGGTTGAGCGCATTTCTATATTAGCTGGTGAAAGTGTAACGCTCAACGTATTTCCTTCTCACACGTTAAGGTTAATATCCAAGACCGCAGAAATTGGGGATGTAAAAGAAGAGATTCCTTTGGAGCATCTAGAAGGTGAACACTTTCGAGTTTCTTTTAACGGCAAGTATTTCAGAGATATCCTTCGGGTCATCGATAGTGAGACGCTTAGAATAAGGTTCGCGGGAAAGGAAAGACCGCTGGTGATACAACCTGTGGATGCATCATCGTCCACACTGTTCCTAATTACCCCTATGAGGACGCAGGATTAA
- a CDS encoding DUF3888 domain-containing protein, with protein MKKSWIALLLVAVMLVLTQQPCSANRSVQPQSEAPSRSDSEPKLPDQDSRELMFQDMLMTFLSPYIDKKIAEIYAPLLTITPTVYPYLVEVTDMKRVNGFRGFDFLITLNIHPTVGPHLTVGEDTMTFRISSGPKVKLESFKHLRDPRKSDLTPNYQNILR; from the coding sequence ATGAAAAAAAGCTGGATCGCTCTACTTCTGGTCGCAGTTATGCTCGTTCTGACACAACAACCTTGCTCCGCTAATAGGTCCGTTCAACCGCAATCCGAGGCTCCATCCAGATCTGATTCGGAACCGAAGCTTCCAGATCAGGATTCTCGCGAACTTATGTTTCAAGACATGTTAATGACATTTCTATCACCTTATATTGACAAAAAAATCGCTGAGATTTATGCGCCACTTCTGACAATAACTCCGACAGTGTATCCTTATTTAGTGGAAGTTACAGATATGAAGCGAGTGAACGGATTTCGTGGGTTTGATTTCTTAATTACACTTAACATACACCCTACAGTGGGTCCACATCTTACCGTTGGAGAGGATACTATGACTTTTAGAATCTCTTCAGGCCCCAAGGTGAAGCTAGAATCGTTTAAGCATTTGAGAGACCCACGGAAGTCTGACCTAACACCAAATTATCAGAATATTTTGAGATAG
- a CDS encoding phosphotransferase produces the protein MEITISHDYKQAALMALQHFNLDWTQIRFNQRSDTCTFIIETDKEGSFLLRLHSGRSKEEINSEIAWLELLKRKIDVPLPKGVHNRTGSVTFKVEQGNGEGVYASLMRWVEGEHANEGLTEEQIYKEGVLLAKLHKAAQELELPAGFNRPVWDEHSFRKAMLRLKLHYHCFLTDDEFVLYQSAAEKINTWLAKQHKHKNRKNYGVIHGDLHQGNIIFHQGDPRPIDFGRCGWGYYLYDVAHTLLGIYPLQRELVIKGYESVSKLDGDWFQALEHFTVMVMIENYCHHASDPRETEGLKAEQPYALAMLRNYLEGESFLFNMIEI, from the coding sequence ATGGAAATTACGATAAGCCACGATTATAAGCAAGCAGCTTTAATGGCGCTTCAGCACTTTAATCTCGATTGGACGCAGATTCGTTTCAATCAACGATCGGACACTTGTACTTTTATAATTGAGACCGATAAAGAGGGATCTTTCCTTCTGCGCCTTCACTCGGGTAGATCAAAAGAGGAAATCAACTCCGAAATCGCGTGGCTGGAGCTTTTGAAGAGGAAAATCGATGTCCCCCTGCCAAAAGGCGTTCATAATCGCACAGGTTCTGTTACGTTCAAAGTGGAGCAAGGTAATGGAGAAGGTGTATATGCATCATTAATGCGCTGGGTTGAAGGCGAACATGCGAACGAAGGACTTACCGAAGAACAAATTTATAAAGAAGGTGTACTATTAGCCAAGCTACATAAAGCAGCACAGGAGCTTGAGTTACCTGCTGGATTCAATCGTCCGGTTTGGGATGAACATAGTTTTAGAAAAGCCATGCTTCGTTTGAAGCTACACTATCATTGTTTTCTTACGGATGATGAGTTCGTGCTGTATCAATCTGCGGCTGAGAAAATCAATACTTGGTTGGCGAAACAGCATAAGCATAAGAACAGAAAGAATTATGGGGTTATTCATGGTGATCTGCACCAAGGGAATATTATATTTCATCAGGGTGATCCTCGACCGATTGATTTTGGAAGATGTGGCTGGGGCTATTATCTTTATGATGTGGCACATACCCTTTTGGGAATATATCCTCTGCAAAGAGAACTAGTCATCAAAGGTTATGAGAGTGTTAGCAAGCTTGATGGGGATTGGTTTCAGGCCTTAGAGCATTTTACAGTCATGGTTATGATCGAAAATTATTGCCATCATGCATCTGATCCTAGAGAAACCGAGGGACTGAAGGCCGAGCAGCCCTATGCTTTGGCGATGCTAAGGAATTATCTTGAGGGAGAATCTTTTCTTTTTAATATGATCGAGATTTAG
- a CDS encoding MFS transporter: MNAIPNLSKTQSRKELAGKEPFPISILSLTVGAFAIGMTEFVIMGILPNVANDLQVSISTAGQLITMYALGVAIGAPILTILTQRIPQKKLLCLLMILFILGNGISVFAPNYAVLMVARIITALTHGTFFGVGAVIASNLVNPNKRAGAVSIMMAGLTIANIVGVPLGTFIGQSMGWRASFAAIAIMGVAALVGILIFIPKIKQEKPASAIQQIASLANPKLLLFLLIGALGNASLFTVFTYIAPLLMQVTGFAEHSVTWILVLFGCGVTIGNIVGGKLADWKLMPSLVGLYFAVCVILTIFSFTMHSPIAAVITIFFWGFVSFAVMPGLQIRIMSLAKAAPALASTTSHSAGNLGNAAGAFIGGWVISHLAITSLPWVGSVLVGLGLVLGIACYVAERKESVA; the protein is encoded by the coding sequence ATGAACGCAATTCCAAACCTCAGCAAGACACAATCACGCAAGGAACTAGCAGGGAAAGAGCCTTTTCCCATCTCCATACTCTCTCTTACGGTAGGCGCTTTTGCGATTGGAATGACTGAATTTGTCATCATGGGTATTTTACCAAATGTCGCCAATGATTTACAGGTCAGTATTTCAACTGCAGGCCAGCTTATCACGATGTATGCCCTTGGAGTAGCTATTGGCGCACCGATCCTAACCATCCTTACGCAACGAATCCCGCAAAAGAAACTGTTATGCCTGCTCATGATTTTATTTATTCTAGGCAACGGGATATCAGTATTTGCTCCAAACTATGCCGTTCTCATGGTAGCTCGTATAATTACAGCTTTAACACACGGGACTTTCTTTGGTGTTGGCGCAGTTATTGCTTCCAATCTGGTTAATCCCAATAAACGAGCAGGAGCCGTATCCATTATGATGGCTGGCCTAACGATTGCAAATATTGTGGGTGTTCCTTTAGGGACATTTATCGGTCAAAGTATGGGCTGGAGGGCCTCATTTGCAGCAATTGCAATTATGGGGGTCGCAGCACTGGTCGGCATCCTAATCTTCATCCCGAAGATCAAACAAGAGAAACCAGCTAGTGCGATTCAGCAAATAGCCTCTCTAGCTAATCCTAAGCTGCTCCTATTCTTACTAATCGGTGCGTTAGGAAACGCCAGCTTATTCACAGTGTTCACTTATATAGCGCCACTACTTATGCAAGTTACCGGCTTTGCTGAACATAGTGTGACATGGATTTTAGTCCTCTTCGGATGTGGGGTGACCATCGGGAATATCGTCGGCGGGAAGCTTGCAGATTGGAAGCTGATGCCTTCTCTCGTCGGACTTTATTTTGCAGTTTGTGTCATTCTTACGATCTTTTCCTTCACCATGCATAGTCCAATCGCTGCTGTTATCACAATATTCTTCTGGGGCTTTGTTTCCTTTGCGGTCATGCCAGGTTTACAGATACGAATTATGAGTCTGGCTAAGGCAGCTCCTGCTCTCGCTTCAACGACCAGCCACTCCGCAGGGAATCTCGGAAACGCAGCAGGTGCCTTCATCGGTGGATGGGTCATTTCTCATCTTGCGATTACTTCGCTGCCATGGGTCGGTTCCGTTCTGGTAGGACTCGGTCTGGTACTTGGTATTGCTTGTTATGTAGCAGAGCGTAAAGAGAGTGTGGCGTAA
- a CDS encoding SAM-dependent methyltransferase, with translation MSGAEGKLDLERIVFIGRTFEEYLQMFDLQEADLVGRRILDCPAGACSFTAIANQLGGDVTAADIAYYYSTDELADKGVQDIEHVRSELDKVRDNFAWDYFESIEDLTQTRSRALNDNTKDRRQTPERYVPVILPNLPFSNEAFDLTLSAHFLFMYSDRLDYDFHLKAVNELMRVTRDELRIFPLVDLACKRYEHLDRLIDELVSQGFTTEETEVPYEFQKGANQMLIIRRMKP, from the coding sequence ATGAGCGGAGCAGAGGGAAAACTTGATTTGGAGAGAATTGTTTTTATAGGAAGGACCTTTGAGGAATATTTGCAGATGTTCGATTTGCAAGAAGCAGATCTTGTAGGTCGACGAATTCTGGACTGTCCTGCCGGTGCTTGTTCTTTTACAGCTATAGCAAATCAGCTTGGTGGTGATGTGACGGCTGCCGATATCGCTTACTATTACTCTACGGATGAGCTTGCGGACAAAGGTGTTCAAGATATTGAGCATGTTAGGTCTGAACTGGATAAGGTACGGGATAACTTTGCGTGGGACTACTTCGAATCTATAGAGGATCTGACACAAACAAGGAGTAGGGCTTTAAACGATAACACCAAGGATCGGAGACAAACCCCGGAGCGATATGTTCCAGTGATTCTTCCGAATCTTCCATTCTCAAATGAGGCTTTCGATCTAACATTATCTGCTCATTTTCTCTTTATGTACAGCGATCGGCTGGATTATGATTTTCATCTAAAGGCCGTTAATGAACTAATGCGGGTGACGAGAGATGAGCTTCGTATTTTTCCATTAGTTGATCTGGCTTGCAAAAGATATGAGCATTTAGATCGCCTTATAGATGAGTTGGTTAGCCAAGGTTTCACTACGGAGGAGACGGAGGTTCCTTATGAGTTTCAAAAAGGGGCAAATCAGATGTTAATAATTAGAAGAATGAAGCCGTAA